The following proteins are encoded in a genomic region of Gossypium hirsutum isolate 1008001.06 chromosome D05, Gossypium_hirsutum_v2.1, whole genome shotgun sequence:
- the LOC107907051 gene encoding uncharacterized protein, with amino-acid sequence MAMVLWLLFSPFLFLSVSANTQTKVTDNPADELVAALNANRTAHKSSALTDNPGLACIALQYIKAYQGDCKAVGEAKKPADSEFAETFAPDCGVEASTLSPITGRLLGCQSKYVKPSEAFSMLMKNEKSLEILYNKNHTEVGAGVTGSDGGGPYFWCVLFSNGKHNSSFVAQGGVAKISRPGCFSGANDECSGANDLSRLHQMWLYAITAFVAAGYAFGI; translated from the exons ATGGCAATGGTTTTATGGcttcttttttctccttttctgTTCTTATCTGTTTCTGCCAACACTCAGA CCAAAGTAACCGATAACCCTGCGGATGAATTGGTGGCTGCGCTTAATGCCAATAGGACAGCTCACAAGTCATCGGCTCTCACCGACAACCCAGGCCTGGCCTGCATTGCTTTGCAATATATAAAAGCATACCAAGGTGACTGTAAAGCTGTAGGAGAGGCCAAGAAGCCCGCTGACTCTGAATTTGCTGAAACTTTTGCCCCCGACTGTGGTGTGGAAGCCTCAACCCTCTCTCCAATCACTGGTCGTTTACTTGGATGCCAATCGAAATACGTCAAGCCTTCTGAAGCTTTCTCGATGTTGATGAAAAACGAGAAGAGTTTGGAAATCCTTTACAATAAGAACCACACTGAAGTTGGGGCTGGTGTGACCGGCTCCGATGGTGGGGGTCCCTATTTCTGGTGTGTACTTTTCAGCAACGGTAAGCATAACAGTAGCTTTGTTGCACAAGGTGGTGTGGCTAAAATCTCGAGACCGGGATGCTTTAGTGGTGCCAATGATGAATGCAGCGGTGCTAATGATTTATCTCGACTTCATCAAATGTGGCTGTACGCCATAACAGCTTTCGTTGCTGCAGGATATGCCTTCGGAATATGA
- the LOC107907053 gene encoding uncharacterized protein, whose translation MEPRGACRSNRSSFEKWVAIVLTFLAVVSPLYVNQKPTELELEEQSMDFTSWLCLLFVLLLLAFAFWLYLNQSFTRFDRHWIRPSRYSSYERLVAIGLIVLGVLSPLYINKGTSELEPDEQPINFASWLPLLLLILTLAIATLLFCDRGCTKFDPNWIHRVGGSSAGILLVLLILAVVLKCKNAG comes from the coding sequence ATGGAGCCTAGAGGTGCTTGCAGATCAAACAGGTCTTCATTTGAGAAATGGGTGGCAATTGTATTGACCTTTCTAGCTGTGGTTTCACCTCTCTATGTCAACCAAAAGCCAACAGAGCTGGAGCTTGAAGAGCAATCCATGGACTTCACCTCATGGTTATGTCTCCTGTTTGTGCTACTGCTCTTGGCCTTTGCTTTCTGGCTTTACTTGAACCAGAGCTTTACCAGGTTCGACCGTCATTGGATTAGGCCGAGCAGGTATTCATCATATGAAAGACTGGTTGCAATAGGCTTGATAGTCTTAGGTGTTCTTTCTCCTCTTTATATCAACAAGGGCACAAGTGAGCTCGAACCTGACGAGCAGCCCATCAACTTTGCTTCTTGGTTGCCTCTTCTGCTATTGATATTAACCTTGGCCATCGCTACATTGCTTTTCTGTGATAGAGGCTGTACGAAGTTCGATCCTAACTGGATTCATAGAGTTGGGGGTTCTTCTGCTGGGATCTTACTGGTTCTTTTGATTCTTGCTGTCGTTTTGAAGTGTAAGAATGCCGGTTGA